In Vicia villosa cultivar HV-30 ecotype Madison, WI linkage group LG7, Vvil1.0, whole genome shotgun sequence, the DNA window aatatataaaaaatgtaacatatatatattactttttttcaatttacatttttttaataattttatttaatttaagtttctttaataaatttttttaatttacgtttttttaataaatttttttaatttacgttttttaataattttatttagttttttaataattatataaatgtattatttagtaattaatataaacattttttttaataattttaataaacgattttaatttttttattggaaacgttatataattatataaatataaaagtttattataaactttttttaataatttatataaacttttttttaatataaacgttatataaatttatattttaatgatttatataaactttttttaataattgtaaTAAACCTTTTTAATTTACGTTGAATAATTTtaacgtttttttttaaatttatttaaatttttttaaaaaaagctgtacatatttattaaaaaaacgtttattaaaaaaattaaaaacgttaattataaactttattaaaaaaacattttaattaacatttatatatattatattatataattataagaaaaaacttaaaatatttaatttacgtttttttataattatttaacatACAGTTTTTTTAAGTATATATGTACAGCTTTAAATTATACAATTAAACTCAGCTTTAAATATAGTTTAATAGGAGCAATGTTATTTCAATTAAAACGAATTGGCTTAGTGGTTTGGGGGTTGGTTTATGTCCATGTTCTCATGGGAGACAATTTTTTTAGAGTTATTAAGCATAATATTCAATAAGCAAGCCATAATATTCAATAAGCAAGCCACGGCGCTCCGTCAGCAAGATTCCAaaagcccagtcagccaaacaggtgatagggggttcctggaaacagaatcttgttttctaaggggccaaggctaaatttttttttaataagggggaaaaccgaatctcgcttatttGGCAGGGGATGAACActatttaacccttttttttaaAACTCACCAAATCAAATTGATGAGAAGTAGAAGATTGAATGTTTGAGATGTGGTGGAAATGAGGAGAAAGAGCTTCAACAATATAAGCTTGAATGAATGGATGAGAAACATAAATGTTGCAGAGCTCAAATGttttattttgggaattttttagaaaatgaagaagaagaaagagggaaGGGTTTGGCacgaaatataaaagaaaagcgtttggagatgcatcttcggatcACTCACAACTGTTTGAATAAATGATGTTTACGAAAATGCATCTTCGGATGCACTTTTTACGtatacggagatgcatctccagattAAATTTTGACATAATAGGAATGTTTCTTCAAttctatatgaaaaataattaaaataaattcacccAAAAATACTTCTCTGAACGATAGAGACATTCTAAACTTTTTATAATGGTTTAGGATAACATTAAGGATGAAAAGATCAACTCCCTTTAATTTTTGAAGGTCTTGTACATTATATTAGATTAAACCCAACTCCCTTTAATTTTTGAATCCTGCTTCAAGGTCCTTAGATTAGACCACTGACTTGTTTGGCCCGAAGGCAAAATCAAAGCCAAAAGGAATTACAGACAAAAGCACTTCTAACTCCCCTAAAATTTAGATCGAAGAAATGATAGGTCCGCCTATAATCCTATTAGCTCGAGAGCAAGAAAATAAGGAGGGAGGAACTACTTAGACTACTTAATCGATAGAGCCCGGCACTCCCTttaatttttgaaagttttgtacATTATATTAGATTAAACCCGACTCTGAAAAACATCAATAGTACTCATAAAACTCCAACATACTGGACcttcaaatatatattaaaatatttaaacaaaactCCAAGTCTCCAACATTGTCTATATACAGCAATCAAAACGCTATTATAAAAGTGAAACAAAAAAACTTTCAATATGTTATCTTTCTAAAGAATTACTTTTCATATTAGGTggtattttctcttttctttattataaaataaaattttatttttaaaattcaatgaataaataatatatctaCACTAAAATTCCTTTTCAACATAATAATATTTAtcattaaaacaataataatagttttcaaaataatatttaataatatttatattaatacctTAAACACATATGAATATTTTTTGGCATGATACAAAATATTTCTCTAATCtgtattattaaaaaaacataataatatttataataatacctTAAATATGACTATACATATGATTTTTTTTGGCATGATACAAAATATTCCTCTAATCTTTATTATAAATATTCCTCTAATCCCTATTATAAGAAAAACATTTATTATTCCTCTAATCTCTATTAtaagaaaaacataaatatttttcttataatagAGATTAGAGTTATAATAGAGATTAGAGAAATATTTTGTATGCCAAAAAGAACTATTCATATGGATAGTTATATTTaagatattaatataaatatgattaaatattacCTTAAAAATATCGttattgttttgatgataaatattattaacttaaaaagaaattttaatattttaataaataatacgTAATATTATACTTATATAAGATAAGATTTGAACAATAATTGCTTGATTAGATGATTGGTTTCATTCACTCCCCCATCTAGCTCTCTTATATATAGAGTACATTTTAACACTGATGTTGACATCTTTCATTATAAAACTTTCAATTGATTCTAATTTACTTTTTGAAAAATGGTTTCTAAGCTAGCCTTGCTCGTCCAAGGCCTCTTGGTCACGGTTGTTTTAATCTCTTCCATGGGAGAAGCTAGACACTTGAGtaagattttttaaatttttaaaaataataagttttttgttttgttttgaattattgAATAAATTAACAACTTCAAATCTATTCATTTGATGAttgacatttttatttttttagagttCTCTATTGACTTAACCATGAGAGTATTTTGAATAGATAGACATCTTTACTTCATTTCTTAGAATCAGTTATTTTTAATCGAGCCCTCTTAGTGTCTTGttgtttttatagtaaaattgatttgatgcacctaaatatttattattagatATATGTTATCAACTACGACAAGTCGACAATCCATATTTGTGAAGTTTGTGTTTATTAGTAGAAAAGtagtattttaaagattattttgataaaaaatatgagTGATTTGACTTTTTCATGGCTTATACTTTTGCAGTTGAGGTTGCTGCAAAGCAAAATGAGGTCGATAGTGCCAAAAGTAAAGCAAGTACTGATACCTTCATCATACCTGGTATTCCAGGTATACCTACATGGCCCGGTATTCCAGGCATACCTGGTGTTCCTACCATACCTGGTATTCCAAGTATACCCGGGATTCCTACAATGCCTGGTATTCCAGGTATACCAACATGGCCTGGTATTCCAAGTATACCTACATGGCCTGGTATTCCTGGCATACCCGGATGGCCAGGTACTCCAGTAACTCCTGTAGCCCCCGTGACTCCAATAACTCCGGTAACTCCAGTAACTCCCATAGCCCCTGGAACACCGAGTCCACCACCTCTTTAAATCCTCCCAATTCTCTCATTCACTTAGCCACATGGTCAAACAACCACGAGTAATTAAAGTTAAATAATAATGTTGATTGTATCATTGTGATATTTATGAAAGCATTAGAAATATATTCATTTTGATTGTATTAAGAGATTGGCATATATCAATAAATGTTATCCACAGATATCAATATGTTATCAAATCTCTCACTATATACATGCTCAAAGAATATGTTTATATATCAAATGAGTTATTCGTGTTAGCACtcgaagagaaaaaaaaaatatagaaatttttCAAAAGGTACGCCCAAATAAATGAACcatagtatttttaaaaaaatggtatttCTCAAAGGTAAACCATTGAAGAAAAAaagtaataatttttttcttatatttaaatTTGTTCTCTCAAAAATTAACTAATTTCACTCATTTATAAGAGTCAGTGTGTATTTGAAGGATAAAATTCATTGATATCATACACATTATTCTAAAAGATAGTGATTGTCCTAACTTTTGCATGTGTCACTGACACATATGCGTTTCCTAGAAGCAAAATCTCtcagaaaaattataaattaagataaaaatacTTTATATTTTGTGGTTAGATTTCACATTCAGATATTTTGTGGTTATATTTTGTGCGTCCGCATTGGttcattaattttaattgatatacTATTCGCTTAAACTTACTTATTAATGTTTATTTGATCCATGTTGTGTTGATTAGACTATTAACCTATATTCCAACCAAGATGGATTATATCCCTAGATAAAAACATAATAGAACCTAGATTGAATCTATTTAAAAACCCTCGGCAATCCTCCGCAATGGGCTCAAGAACCGCGTCAATAACAGAACCATTGATACAGTCAATCACAGATTTGGCATCCGATTGTACCAGGATCCTATCTAAGCTAAGGGCATAAGCAATCCAAGACACCAGCGAATAGCTAGCAGCTTCGCCACATTCAGAGGCACCGTGATAAAATCCTTCTTGTTGGCAGCCAAGATAATCTCCACCCGTTGATTTCGCAAGACACGACCAAACGAAACAAAGCCATCTTGGAACACCCCTGCGTCCACCTGGCCACAATCAGATCGGTTGGCAGCAGAGCTTCACGATGGGATTTAGGTGAACCATGTTTAGCTCCAAGATCAGCATACTTGTGATTAAATTCCTCAAGACAGTATAGAACATCCTCCATCACACGCATGGGAGAAACAATCTTCTGTTGATACAAACGTTGATTTCGGTCATTCCAAATATTGTGGAGAGAAACACACACCACTTGGATACGCAACGGATCACCACAACTCATTCAtagttatttataataatattagaCAATATGAGACCTAAGTAAAAACAATTAAGACTTTAGATATATTGGTCACCTAACTTGTAAATTCATTATTTTACTCATTCATAGTTGATGTGAGATTTAATAATTCACATTTCAACACAACAACCATTTTCCAAATATCAAAATTTCTTTGTTGCactttttataaaataatcttaTTAAATAACCACTTCTAAATATAAAGGTTATAGTTTAATTATTCCAAATTCAAATTGTGTGTTAGCACGTAAACGATATTTCATTTTGATTAATGACATCTTTGGAGCTTTTCAAATATATCTCATGATATGAACATGGAAAATCGAACGTGCAAGCATAACATTGGCCAAGTCTCAGAGTAATTTCAAATTATTCAATTATAGAGTATAATGCAAAGGAAAACATGCAACTTATTTGGATAGTAAATTATTAAAAtcagtgtgagatattggatcgaactctagtatgaccgaagggtagcttcttcgtTCGACAatattaagcatgaagtcgaaggttgttcacatgcttgtgtcgaagatgctagggttgttagcatgttaaattaggtttagtgtttaaacccttatttgttaagttaacttgtttattaagttggcttgtgtaatgggccttgtggaaaaagcccattagttagtatgttaggttttattataaatagcatactagtctctcatcattgctaagctgcaaatcctaatttagggtgagagaggttatttgttattcttgtaaacttgtaatcttgttttaagagaaagtaaaagaataacagttataaccaattcttgtgttcttattctcttccctaattccctattatactttgttattggtatcgtttttcacaacaatcaGCATCTACAATTGCTATATTTTCTTGCTACTAACACTATTTCATGGTCAAAATACACTAGCAACGAATCAGCTTATCTTTAAATGATTTTGCAATGGAAGCCGATATGATCAGTTTGAATTTATTGTAGATACCTCTAAGTCTTTgatatcaataaaaatatatcattgaCATTATGCCATACCTTAACTTTTGACCTTAAGATTCCGTATTATACGCATTGTCTCAATCACATCAAGATTACTTGCTTGGTTCTCTTTTGCCTCTCTTATCTTTGAGCCCACCTACACGGGGATCATCAGATACCTCTTTGttcatcttttgttgtatatAGTTATTATGTTTCACTAACCACtaatcaaaatacaaaaatatgtcttGTTTGTTTAGTTTATTTTACTAAGAAGGGCTTCGAATCAAGAAGTTCAGGTGATGGTTGTCTAACTAGGGTTTCTCCCATCTTGTGCTTAGAGCTTGTAGAGATTCATCAAGATATTTAGTTGATTGAAGTACTAGTATGAAGTAGGGgtattcgcggtgcggtttgggcggttttgacgaaaaaatcatctgaaccgcaagagaaaaaatcgtgtggtttagtttggttcggttgacttttaaaaaaaatccgaaccaaaccaaaccaaactaatgtggtttggttcggttcggttgattcgattttttacaaatattttattgagccatacacaCATATAGATggcaacataactttgtatttagacattcatacactatcaaataacaacaaaactcgccatattttgacaacaactttccatttaatatgtaaaaattaaattaggcaaaattgaaataataaacataaaataatagcataaaacaagataaaaattattataatgaaataaaaaaatagaagagacgaaagattattgaaggtgagaaaaaacaaaagagttgagagattagagaagaagatgtgcgataaaaacaaaactgaattaggaaacatttgcataaaaatgagaagatgaaaaagaaagaatattagagagtagagattatagaaaaagagggaatatGTATGTGGCCAAGATCAAGActgaaatcatatgtgtaaggatgagaaaattgttcgtaatcataatattaaggtataataggtttaaatttgggttggatgtgagtaagtaaaagttaggttgtaacataatgcggtttgattcggtttggttcggtttacaaaatacaaaccgcaaaccgaaccaaaccgtgcgattttgttaaaagatgacccaaactaatccgaaccaaatgcggttttttgcggttttggtttggtttgatttgcgattttctattggtttggttttgaacacccctaatatGAAAGATGACATAAGTTGAGGATTCTTTATGATTAGAGTCGTAGTGTCCTTTCAATTTCTTGGTGTTAGCAAGATAACTTAGATTTGAGAATTAGTAAATCAAAGAATTGGTCCATTGTTGTGAAGTGCTCTTTCAACTTTTAAAGGCCATTCAAGTTTCACAATGTGAAGTTAATGTAATGATGTTGATTATTAAGCTATCTTCCATTCCTCCTTTCTTCCTTGGCAGGTGGATCACATCACGTGCCCCGCCTCTACGTGTCATTAcgcaataaataaaaaattaaatgataaaatgatgacTAAGCAGTATCCAGGCTCACACTTTACTTCACTCTCAATCTTAATTCTCTACTTTGAAGTTttcaattttccaattccagTTCGATCCGAAACGCAAAATGGCGGAGAAAACACACGGAgtaacagaagaagaagaagagaacttCAACCAAGAGAAGAAGAAAACGACAACGGAAAACCTATACGACGTCGTTCATCGTTTCATATCAGAACCTTCTCACACTGCAAATCGGATCAAAACCTCTCTCTCTCCTTTCATCCCCGAAGCTTCTAGAAACTACACTCGCCGTGTTCTTCTCTGGTCTCGTCAAGGCTCTCCCTTCCGTCCTCTCCTTCTGATTTcggttactctctctctctcctctttcTCGCTCTATACtatatttctatttctatttcagTTCAATCTAGGAACAGTACTTGTGAGTGTAGTTATATACTGTTGTCCATTGCATTTGAATTTACTCGATTATTAGTTTAATCGAATTTCATTCAGTTGTTAATTGCTGTTGTTAATAGTTATAATTAATGCAAATTTGTGGTTAATTGAACTGTTAGTGTTGCATGTAAGAATGATGGTTTGAAAAGTTATTCCGAGGCTTTCAAATTGTGATTGCAGTTACTGATCGGTCATAAACTCATAA includes these proteins:
- the LOC131617519 gene encoding uncharacterized protein LOC131617519: MVSKLALLVQGLLVTVVLISSMGEARHLIEVAAKQNEVDSAKSKASTDTFIIPGIPGIPTWPGIPGIPGVPTIPGIPSIPGIPTMPGIPGIPTWPGIPSIPTWPGIPGIPGWPGTPVTPVAPVTPITPVTPVTPIAPGTPSPPPL